A portion of the Anabas testudineus chromosome 22, fAnaTes1.2, whole genome shotgun sequence genome contains these proteins:
- the LOC113148465 gene encoding microtubule-associated protein 1S-like, whose protein sequence is MASSRLLEREVQEEPRRAATANTDFPPHKYSLLIIIGRTAHFRQTGHISREIERGIRSWDIDWKSCNLDIYFQEFLSHHTASFKGTGHKCLRHSTRVLDTQVLINPSQEQAHSEVFALLSRESAHKLLILAGLSVEESGELLFHKGLFSPHQLKQILTEQFINLERSASSKLSLTLSCPNVGQWRKTLLDNQPLWGPLTLHINSPEVLPAMEGLEGFTSLISGTLCPPSPFDLLPPPTTVGFLKLSRPCCYVFPAGRGDCAFFAVNGFTILVDGGSDSQACFWKLVRHLDRVDAILLTHIGTENLTGVNAFLERKVTEQELSSDVKDDLSKRLISPELGVVFFNAPSRLQVEEQPCVDNVLKSTHQAALTLQLLKKLDIRPQPMFRPQGVPIEPLTLFQKMGVGQLDLYILSPGKNSQEYQTLMQNWPDAVSSASKSQTLPLTALASVCALLVWHPACPQEKVVRVLFPGVTPQTKLLQGLEKMKGLSFLQKPTVTTGDLERLGEDRKNKRTESQESGRSQGKETTAKHGKERGAREEGKDVSVKEKRKTLNGIGVKDTDKNKIKEGGLKQKVAASEKNTSKKGGGKDGKKEEKTGNKEDNGIVKNDQVKKDGLPTKSKNENKTKLKKDAKNDKTGTNKTRKSTGKETNDGKKININIEMPNSNSTKPGEGAMEDIQESRCPAAEKQNQKMEKPEENPCGSKMSTPEDMTADFLQLREETEQEEVQVKTADKANRKSSESGNEKSCGGLSKETQNEAADTLREQAAGGTEIMGGEKGDNEVQHKAGTGGKAVADMQKESVETRGKAAKPAKVVGFPTPLNKAPKDDLAAQQDLTPTEYTLLDGALKYSPSSRSSPENQAPVSPDEETVEPASPDSRPNSAGHTPYCLSPDDVWCNRATLSRIQAQMSNAESTDIKESNGSPKQSEGQHFQPRITPEGHTNPREKHLSFLSLGTLKDGSSDPSPSVATTTTTHSMPAEVSSPQSTEVDESLSMSFEQGPANVSQREGDDCAPQSHSNGGHFAGMSLQTKKPPRSLGHGSEMGRAPAPNTLHFEASPHDVDLCLVSPCEFKHFKPPDSGSGSSEPPRGTFAAHHHGNNNNNPNNTSPSESNAPVCTEDCPSTTADGALDSDEESCSEPTNSPHDLSASQALPPDPLPAPLRDSPPLLPHPDASMPVPQSDSDAHGKRAKVSSMRGKKTPGVIESSQKSGSGKSKTGVLKGNVSSTRTPSSNTRSAPAKSSPTTGSKSTSVDEVSFYVDLAYIPSGASSPTVSADFFRCVRSSCYIISGDNPEREELLRHTLDALLDAKISWSDTMQVTVIPTFESVLMQEWYQQTLDRQRELDITVLGSNSTVAMQDETFPACKIEF, encoded by the exons ATGGCGTCCAGCCGGCTGCTGGAGAGGGAGGTCCAGGAGGAGCCGAGGCGCGCTGCGACCGCAAACACGGACTTTCCCCCGCACAAATACTCCCTGCTCATCATTATTGGACGGACGGCTCACTTCAGACAGACTGGACACATCAGCAGGGAAATTGAACGAG GTATACGGTCATGGGACATCGACTGGAAATCCTGTAACCTCGACATCTATTTCCAAGAATTCCTATCCCATCACACAGCATCTTTCAAGGGAACGG gGCACAAGTGTCTGCGCCACAGTACCAGAGTGTTGGACACTCAGGTGTTGATCAATCCATCTCAGGAACAGGCTCATTCAGAG GTGTTTGCTCTCCTGTCGAGGGAATCGGCTCATAAGCTGTTGATCTTGGCTGGTCTGAGTGTGGAGGAAAGTGGAGAGCTGCTGTTTCATAAAGGACTATTCTCACCACACCAGCTGAAACAAATACTAACAGAGCAG ttcaTAAATCTAGAGCGCTCGGCCTCCTCCAAGCTAAGTCTTACCCTCAGCTGTCCCAACGTCGGCCAGTGGAGAAAGACACTCTTGGATAATCAGCCTCTGTGGGGTCCTCTTACGCTCCACATAAATTCCCCAGAGGTGCTGCCCGCCATGGAGGGCCTGGAGGGATTCACCTCCCTGATCTCTGGTACCCTCTGTCCACCATCCCCCTTTGACCTCCTGCCTCCTCCTACCACCGTCGGTTTCCTCAAGCTGTCCCGTCCCTGCTGCTACGTGTTCCCTGCCGGCCGTGGCGACTGTGCCTTCTTTGCAGTTAATGGGTTCACAATCCTGGTGGATGGTGGCTCGGACTCTCAGGCCTGCTTTTGGAAGCTGGTCCGCCACCTTGACCGTGTTGATGCAATTCTGTTGACACACATCGGGACAGAGAACCTGACTGGGGTCAACGCCTTCCTGGAGAGGAAAGTGACAGAGCAGGAGTTGAGCTCAGATGTCAAAG ATGACTTGTCTAAGAGGCTCATCTCTCCAGAGCTTGGAGTTGTGTTCTTCAATGCACCTAGCAGGTTGCAGGTGGAAGAACAGCCTT GTGTGGATAATGTCCTGAAGAGTACACACCAGGCAGCTCTAACACTACAGTTATTAAAGAAGTTAGATATCAGACCTCAACCAATGTTTCGACCACAAGGAGTCCCCATTGAGCCGCTAACCCTATTCCAGAAGATGGGAGTGGGACAGCTGGATTTATACATCCTCAGTCCTGGCAAAAACAGCCAGGAGTACCAGACACTCATGCAAAACTGGCCTGATGCGGTCTCATCTGCATCCAAATCCCAAACCCTTCCTCTCACAGCCCTAGCCTCTGTGTGTGCCCTGCTTGTGTGGCACCCTGCTTGCCCTCAGGAAAAGGTGGTCAGGGTGCTATTCCCTGGTGTTACCCCACAGACCAAGCTTCTCCAGGGGCTAGAGAAGATGAAGGGCCTGTCCTTCCTCCAGAAACCTACAGTGACTACAGGGGACTTGGAAAGGTTGGGggaagacagaaagaacaaGAGGACTGAAAGTCAAGAAAGTGGCAGGTCACAAGGGAAGGAAACCACAGCCAAACACGGGAAAGAAAGGGGGGCTAGAGAGGAGGGTAAGGATGTATcagtgaaggaaaaaagaaaaacattaaatggaaTAGGTGTAAAAgatacagataaaaacaaaatcaaagaaGGGGGTTTAAAGCAAAAGGTAGCAGCATCAGAGAAGAATACTTcaaagaaaggaggagggaaggatgggaaaaaggaggagaagactGGCAATAAAGAGGACAATGGCATTGTGAAGAATGACCAGGTGAAAAAGGATGGTCTCCCTACCAAGtcaaagaatgaaaataaaacaaagctcaAAAAGGATgcaaaaaatgacaaaacagggacgaacaaaacaagaaaatcaaCAGGGAAAGAGACAAATGATGGCAAGAAGATTAATATAAACATTGAAATGCCAAACAGCAACTCAACAAAACCTGGTGAAGGTGCTATGGAAGACATCCAAGAGTCACGGTGCCCTGCAGCAGAGAAGCAGAATCAAAAGATGGAGAAGCCTGAAGAGAACCCCTGTGGGTCCAAAATGTCTACCCCTGAGGATATGACAGCTGATTTTCTCCAGCTGCGGGAGGAAACTGAACAAGAAGAGGTGCAGGTGAAAACAGCAGATAAGGCAAACCGGAAAAGCAGCGAgtcaggaaatgaaaagagcTGTGGAGGTTTGagcaaagagacacaaaatgaagcTGCTGATACACTGAGGGAACAAGCAGCAGGTGGCACTGAGATaatgggaggagagaaaggtGATAATGAAGTGCAACATAAGGCTGGGACTGGAGGCAAAGCTGTTGCAGATATGCAGAAAGAGTCTGTAGAAACACGTGGAAAAGCTGCCAAACCAGCTAAAGTTGTGGGATTTCCAACTCCCTTAAACAAGGCGCCAAAGGACGATCTCGCAGCTCAGCAGGACTTAACCCCAACTGAGTACACGCTCCTGGATGGTGCTTTGAAATACAGCCCTTCCTCTCGATCATCTCCAGAGAACCAGGCCCCTGTTAGCCCCGATGAGGAGACCGTAGAGCCGGCTTCCCCTGACTCACGGCCCAACAGTGCTGGCCACACTCCTTACTGTCTATCCCCAGATGATGTGTGGTGCAACAGAGCCACTCTGAGCAGGATACAGGCCCAGATGAGTAACGCAGAGTCCACTGACATCAAAGAGTCAAATGGATCCCCTAAACAAAGTGAGGGGCAGCATTTTCAGCCCAGAATCACTCCAGAAGGCCACACAAACCCCAGAGAGAAGCACCTGAGTTTCCTTTCTTTGGGAACATTAAAAGACGGATCCTCAGACCCCTCTCCCTCTGTggccaccaccaccacgacaCATTCAATGCCAGCAGAAGTGAGTTCGCCCCAGTCCACAGAAGTGGACGAATCACTGTCCATGTCCTTTGAGCAGGGACCAGCCAATGTGAGCCAGAGAGAGGGGGATGATTGTGCTCCTCAGTCCCACTCCAATGGAGGCCATTTTGCGGGGATGTCTTTACAAACAAAGAAGCCTCCAAGGTCTCTAGGTCATGGTTCAGAGATGGGAAGAGCTCCAGCTCCTAACACACTTCATTTTGAGGCGTCACCTCATGATGTGGATCTTTGTCTCGTTTCTCCCTGTGAGTTCAAGCATTTCAAACCGCCTGACTCCGGCTCAGGTAGCAGCGAGCCCCCAAGAGGCACCTTTGCTGCACATCATCACggcaacaacaataacaacccCAACAACACGTCACCCAGTGAATCAAACGCCCCCGTCTGCACGGAGGACTGCCCATCCACCACAGCAGATGGAGCTCTGGACTCAGATGAGGAGTCCTGTAGTGAGCCGACTAACTCGCCACACGACCTCAGCGCCAGTCAGGCTCTGCCCCCGGACCCTCTTCCAGCTCCACTCAGGGACAGTCCACCGCTGCTCCCACACCCTGACGCCTCCATGCCTGTTCCACAGTCTGACTCTGATGCTCACGGGAAGAGAGCAAAAGTCAGTAGCATGCGTGGGAAAAAAACACCAGGG GTTATTGAAAGCTCCCAAAAATCAGGCTCAGGGAAAAGCAAGACAGGCGTCCTAAAAGGGAATGTCTCTTCCACACGTACACCTTCCTCCAACACACGCTCAGCACCAGCAAAATCCTCACCTACCACAG GCTCTAAGTCTACCTCTGTTGATGAAGTCAGTTTCTATGTGGATCTGGCCTATATCCCCTCTGGAGCCTCCTCTCCGACTGTCAGTGCGGATTTCTTCAGGTGTGTTCGCTCCTCCTGTTACATCATCAGTGGTGACAATCCAGAGCGCGAGGAACTTCTGAGGCATACGCTGGACGCCCTACTGGACGCAAAGATATCCTGGTCCGACACTATGCAG GTGACGGTGATCCCTACCTTTGAGTCTGTGTTGATGCAAGAGTGGTACCAGCAGACTctagacagacagagggagctGGACATCACTGTGCTGGGATCCAACAGCACTGTCGCCATGCAGGACGAAACCTTTCCTGCCTGCAAGATAGAGTTCTGA
- the LOC113148396 gene encoding cocaine- and amphetamine-regulated transcript protein-like, translating to MSTAAIKRRLSVQETSKASTHHPVEEKDVSLLGLSTMVNARTLLLAVTCSCAYLWLAHAEDSSMETRSLDFPLKTQQEKELIDALQEVLEKLRNKEMPLEKKLGWLPSCDAGEPCAVRKGARIGTLCSCPRGTSCNFYVLKCL from the exons ATGTCAACAGCAGCTATAAAGAGGAGGCTCTCTGTTCAGGAGACCTCCAAAGCCTCCACACATCACCCTGTTGAAGAGAAGGACGTCTCCTTACTGGGTCTCAGCACCATGGTCAACGCTCGGACTCTTCTCCTCGCGGTCACCTGCTCCTGCGCCTACCTGTGGCTCGCTCACGCCGAGGACTCCTCAATGGAGACGCGCTCGTTGGATTTTCCTCTGAAAACCCAACAGGAGAAAGAACTG attGACGCGTTGCAAGAAGTTCTGGAGAagctgagaaacaaagagatgCCCTTAGAGAAAAAACTTGGCTGGTTACCTTCG TGTGATGCAGGTGAGCCATGCGCCGTGCGTAAAGGCGCGCGTATCGGCACACTGTGCAGCTGTCCCCGGGGAACTTCGTGCAACTTTTATGTTCTCAAATGTTTGtga
- the yju2 gene encoding splicing factor YJU2, which yields MSERKVLNKYYPPDFDPSKIPKLKLPKDRQYVVRLMAPFNMRCKTCGEYIYKGKKFNARKETVQNELYMGLPIFRFYIKCTRCLAEITFKTDPENTDYAMEHGATRNFQAEKLIEEEEKRVQQEREDEELNNPMKVLENRTKDSKMEMEVLENLQELKELNQRQAQVDYEGMIDQYREMERREREREKEEDERETKDMLERALVKRLRDSDSDSEKEEESNSSQSKMSSTDKPTDILTFDKTTETQGATPGGVKRAKVESWERSVGTLGNGKAVGSLLVRKKQPAAAFNKPSSVAAAASSSQIDSKVSTADSHASKPVTTQNGSSSLSLLGAYSDSDSSGSD from the exons ATGTCCGAAAGAAAAGTATTAAAT AAATACTACCCTCCGGATTTTGATCCGTCCAAAATCCCAAAGCTCAAACTCCCCAAGGATCGGCAGTACGTGGTCAGATTGATGGCCCCATTCAATATGAG GTGTAAAACATGTGGTGAGTACATCTACAAGGGGAAGAAGTTCAATGCGCGTAAAGAAACTGTTCAGAACGAGCTGTATATGGGACTCCCCATCTTCCGCTTCTACATCAAATGTACTCGGTGTCTTGCTGAGATTACATTTAAG ACTGACCCAGAGAACACAGACTATGCAATGGAGCATGGTGCAACACGAAACTTCCAGGCAGAGAAACTgattgaggaggaggagaagagagtcCAGCAGGAAAGGGAAGACGAGGAACTGAACAACCCCATGAAG GTGTTGGAAAACCGCACAAAGGATTCCAAGATGGAGATGGAGGTTTTAGAGAATCTCCAGGAGCTGAAGGAGTTGAACCAGAGGCAGGCTCAGGTGGACTACGAAGGAATGATCGACCAgtacagagagatggagaggagagagagggaaagggaaaaagaagaggatgAGCGAGAGACAAA agATATGCTGGAGCGCGCTCTTGTGAAAAGACTTAGAGACTCTGACTCTGattcagagaaagaagaggagagcaaCAGCTCGCAATCAAAGATGTCTAGCACAGACAAACCAACTGACATCCTCACATTTGacaaaaccacagagacacag GGAGCCACACCTGGAGGAGTGAAAAGAGCTAAGGTGGAAAGCTGGGAGAGGAGTGTGGGGACGCTGGGTAATGGAAAGGCCGTAGGGTCCCTGCTGGTACGAAAGAAACAACCAGCAGCAGCTTTCAACAAACCCAGttcagtggctgctgctgcttcgtCTTCTCAAATAG ATTCAAAGGTGTCGACAGCTGACTCGCATGCTTCAAAGCCCGTCACCACACAAAATGGATCATCATCTCTCAGCCTGTTGGGGGCGTAttcagacagtgacagcagtggcAGCGATTGA
- the LOC113148645 gene encoding SH2 domain-containing adapter protein F-like, translating to MAKWLKDYLNFGSRRDPPQPPRPDYSESEILRAYRAQKELDFEDPYQHSDKEHQNGGFSSCNTTMSFPSFPAFGSVLSNGVEVKVVSPKHRLIKVDSQEFGRCKIPLSPVTVQEEPVVPSAPAASDADTDYSDPFDARPDPRARPSWEPKSVPTDCCSYMEPFEAQRIISELQHSMITNRSGGGDGTQLYDNPYEERTRHQHRAAPSAQPQTQKVEIGLGLVDSRESRLPQDDERPADEYDQPWEWKKDNISKALAVQFEGAERERSRVQTEQTRLAKTNTTSTTAETTTLRLVGDTPSLLGERVDPSMPLERQVWYHGALSRSEAESLLTLCKESSYLVRNSQTCRNDYSLSLRSCKGFMHMKFTQFADGRYVLGENSPPFSSIPEVVHYYTTHKLPIRGAEHMSLLYPVIVQTL from the exons ATGGCAAAGTGGCTGAAGGACTACCTAAACTTTGGCAGCAGGCGTGACCCTCCACAGCCCCCAAGACCAGATTACAGTGAGAGTGAGATTTTAAGGGCCTACAGAGCTCAAAAGGAGCTAGATTTTGAAGACCCGTACCAGCACTCCGATAAGGAGCACCAGAATGGCGGCTTCAGCTCTTGTAATACCACAATGAGCTTTCCCTCTTTCCCTGCATTTGGTTCAGTGCTGTCGAATGGTGTGGAG GTAAAAGTGGTGTCCCCCAAACACAGACTAATTAAAGTGGACTCTCAGGAGTTTGGTCGATGTAAAATCCCCCTGAGTCCTGTGACTGTTCAGGAAGAACCT GTGGTTCCCTCCGCCCCAGCCGCTTCTGACGCTGACACAGACTACTCTGACCCATTTGATGCGCGTCCAGACCCAAGAGCACGACCAAGCTGGGAACCCAAATCAGTACCAACAGACTGCTGCAGCTATATGGAGCCATTTGAGGCACAACGGATAATTTCAG aacTACAGCACAGCATGATTACAAACAGATCTGGGGGTGGAGATGGCACCCAGTTGTATGATAATCCATACGAGGAGAGGACTCGTCATCAACACCGAGCTGCTCCATCAGCACAACCTCAAACTCAGAAGGTTGAAATTGGACTTGGCCTTGTAGACAGTCGTGAGAGTAGGTTGCCTCAGGATGATGAGAGGCCGGCTGATGAATATGACCAGCCCTGGGAGTGGAAGAAGGACAACATCTCTAAAGCTCTAGCAG TTCAGTTTGAAGGGGCAGAAAGGGAACGCTCGCGAGTTCAGACAGAACAGACAAGGCTCGCCAAGACAAACACTACGTCTACCACAGCTGAGACAACTACACTCCGTCTTGTTGGTGACACTCCTTCTCTCCTGGGAGAGAGAGTGGATCCGTCTATGCCGTTAGAGAGACAAGT ATGGTACCATGGAGCCCTGAGCCGTTCAGAGGCAGAGAGTCTACTGACTCTTTGCAAGGAGAGCTCCTACCTTGTGAGAAACAGCCAGACCTGCCGCAACGACTACTCTCTGTCGCTCAG gAGCTGCAAAGGATTCATGCATATGAAGTTCACTCAGTTTGCAGATGGTCGTTACGTGCTTGGCGAGAACAGCCCCCCCTTCTCCTCCATCCCAGAGGTCGTCcactactacactacacacaAGCTGCCAATCAGGGGTGCTGAACACATGTCCTTACTGTATCCTGTCATTGTGCAGACCCTCTGA
- the theg gene encoding theg spermatid protein, which yields MATRIQQLAQPKPNRVQYPDRRSVYWLDELPPERIGSTTRIELTPRWLELSRSKKLYTQVIGSPIWEVTEWALRAVPSERLCRLAQPQVPAAGWRPDRPLLAPLSRATQTAVASSRICQLAQPRRRQTSEVFSHKANPGPMIHLPFKASAHIQLLATPKHDHPKFKGERSVHWTISKAVRNHSASQRTIELSVPKERKALFEGCDPYVVSRAARSATPSPRIQELCLPLPRKCSSK from the exons atggcaactcGGATACAGCAGCTCGCTCAACCCAAACCCAACCGAGTCCAATATCCAGACCG TCGCTCAGTTTACTGGCTGGATGAGCTGCCACCAGAGAGGATTGGATCCACCACCAGAATTG agTTAACCCCTCGTTGGCTGGAGCTATCCCGAAGTAAAAAGCTCTACACACAAGTCAT AGGATCTCCCATATGGGAGGTGACAGAATGGGCTCTCAGGGCCGTCCCATCCGAGCGGCTGTGTAGACTTGCTCAACCTCAGGTTCCTGCAGCTGGGTGGCGGCCGGACCGTCCACTGTTGGCACCT TTGAGCAGAGCGACACAGACAGCAGTTGCCTCTTCACGGATTTGCCAGCTTGCCCAGCCTAGGAGACGGCAGACGTCTGAGGTCTTCAGTCACAAAGCTAACCCTGGACCCATGATCCACTTGCCCTTCAAAGCATCAGCTCATATTCAGCTCCTTGCCA CTCCTAAGCATGACCACCCCAAGTTCAAGGGGGAGCGCTCAGTGCACTGGACCATCTCCAAAGCAGTGAGAAACCACTCTGCCAGTCAGAGAACTATTGAACTGTCCGTTCCTAAAGAGAGGAAAGCTCTGTTTGAAGGATGTGACCCATACGTTGTTAGCCGGGCAGCCCGCTCTGCAACCCCCTCGCCTCGGATACAAGAGCTCTGTCTGCCCCTGCCTCGCAAATGTAGCTCGAAATAG